The genome window TTTTAGAGTTCTTTATGAACTGGACATTGATTTCTTCTACCGAGCAAAACACTCGACGATGGCCAGGAGCAAGAGGTCCAACCAGTTTAGCCAGCTATCATCCATCGTCACGCCACTAGAAAAGTGCCCAGGAGAACTCAAACAGAACTTGACCCGGACAAGCCCTTAACTATAACAACGTGATGCATCACGACAGACATGAATGGTAACACAAACTAGAAATATTCGCAGGAAGGTGATTATATTATATGGTACTTCCGTATCTGGTATGGAAAAAGTCGCATTTATAATTTCACATTGTACCCAGAGACTCCCAAGGGCACTCACAAGCACCAGAAGAGTAAGAACTATAAGTGGAAGGTGATGTCGCATTTACCCTGGAGTAGTCCTGAAATTGCGGAGGAATCACATTGCGGATCTGGATTGTCAATGAATGAAAACCAACAAGACAACCAGCAAATCATTATGCTAATAGTCCTCTTCGGCCTTGAAACAAACTAAGGGAGAGAATTGAATTGGCAAAGGCCTTGCGTTAAGGTCAATGTCAAGCCGAGCAGACAATCAATCAAGGCCAGATAGCATCCTATACAAATAAAGCTCATTCATGCAATAAAGTAATATATTCCCATCAAAAGCCGAAGTTAATACAAGCAGCAGTTCAAATACCAATCCAACCAATTTCTCTACCAAGGTATCTTCAGCAAACCAAGCAATTATCAACTAGAACAATTAAAAAGTTTGTCATCCACTCGTTTGCTCCATCAGTTGCAGGAGCCAGTTGATGGATTAAATACAAATTATTGGCACGTTAAAAAGGGGGCACATCCATCTATCATCATATACAACAACTAAGAGAAGAAAGTCAGATAAACTAAGGAAACCATTACCGAACAACATCGGTAACTAAATTGAGTAGAATTCAGTACCAAGATAGCAGAAGCCTCATTGAATCATTCTCTCTCATGAGTATCAGCATTTCACAACTGTTAGAACGATAGCAGAACCAGTTCAGATTCATTGATCCATTCGTCCATTTATATTCACATAGAACTAACATCAAACCTAAAAACACCTATaactaaaaattcaaaaaatacccaaaaaaaaaaacaacaacaattaAAGCACCACTACGTTGACCTGACCCTCAATACCCTCATACTTATAAACCCTAAAAGACAACACAGCTAATTTGATTTCAAATTGATCAAAGCTAAGTCTCCAGCTACTCTCTTTTTCTGTTCATCATCTAGTCATCCTCTGCCGGCTTGGAGGAGGTTCCAGTCTTCTTTGGAAGCAAAAGGTTGTGAATGTTTGGCATCACTCCACCATTAGCAATGGTCACATCTCCAAGAAGCTTGCTCAACTCCTCATCGTTCCTCACAGCCAACTGAATGTGCCTTGGCACAATTCTGGTCTTCTTGTTGTCCCTTGCTGCGTTTCCAGCCAACTCAAGCACCTGAGATCACCCAATACCCAAACATTTATTAGCAAACATTCTATTTAACAATCCTAAAACCAGAGATCTGAAATCCTAAAATTGAAAACACGTCCAACTGGTCACTTCATTGGTATAAATAGTGGTTAAAAATTATCCATTGAGTTAACAACCAAATCAATCGAAACCAAACATTCCAAGATCTTATAGTCAGAAACCCTAGAaactgaattttcaaatttagccaaaaaaatcaccaaattAATACAGATAGAATAGAACCCTAGAAATTAGGGATCTAAACGTATCtttgaaattaaaaagaaaacaagacgTCCGTCGTCCAATTCCATCGACTAAAAAGCCAATTATTGAAAAATAgaactagaaaccctaaaaattGGGGCTTTTCAGACATGgttgaaattaaaagaaatcgCAAACGAAAGTATGCTATACCTCAGCAGCAAGGTACTCAAGCACCGCAGCGAGGTAGACGGGAGCTCCGGCACCCACACGCTCGGCATATTTGCCGGCTTTAAGGAACCGAGCGATACGACCAACGGGAAACTGAAGCCCGGCCTTGCTGCTCCTCGACTGGGCCTTCTTCGCAGCTCCGGAACCTAGAGTTTTGCCACGGCCCGCCATAGATTTCACTAATTAATTCCGAAAGTGTTAAAGATTCGAAAGATTGACGGAAGAGAGCTCGGGAAAGTTATGGGCCGGGAGACAGGAGGAGTTTGTGAGTGGGATGCGTACGAGGGCGGTTTGGGATTTATATAGTGGTTAGGGATTTTAAAAGCAACCAATCAGTTAAAGGTGCACGGATCGTGAAAGTGAAGCGTTGGATGAACTTGTGAACGAACGGTTGGATTTAGTATTGCAACGCATTTCGCCGCTTGAAGGATCCTGTTTTGTGTGGCGATATGAAACAATGTGTGGTGGTGTTGGATTACGTGGGGAATGCGAATTTGACACTTCTACCTTGGTGTTACTTATAATTCTTAGTTAGGCTAAAGCGTTAATTTCAGAAGCCtattatcagaaacctcccccaAGGTTCTAACAGTTTCATTGCCCTCCCCTAAAgtttctaaaatatcaaaaacctCCCCTATTAAGGCATTGGAGTCTAATTATCACATCAATTATTGAAAATGACTTAATTTAGCCACACAACTTGAGAGATATTTCCCCTTTATGTTCATATGATTAGTTAAATTGTTATTAACTATATTTAACAGAAATAATGgcaatttaaaagttttttaaaatatttctaATATGTCATTACAAAAAGGGGGCTAGATGTAAACACCCTTCTGTGATTGATAATTGATGTGCATAAGTAGAAGCAATGATTCAAACTTTAGTGATTTTTGTGGAATAAGAGAAATAGAGCTTCTTTAGACATATATAATGATTTAGGAGACTTGACAAGGAAATTTGCTCtcaaaattttggtttttaAGATTTTGCTcttaaattttggaaattttaattatattattgCAGATGTGAAGGTAATTATTGATGGTCATGCTTAATAGcgacttacaagtgaaaaagaataacttggatcaaacaaaaaatagaaaacataaCATTATGTAGTTTGTATTATGTTCTGTATGATCGATTCCATTTGGTGATTGGTTTCAATTAtagtgtttttcctttttttttttcctaattgtTATTTTTGTTGTCATAAAAAACAAGTGTTGATGTTGTATGAAATATAGGTAAAGATTGTTGGTTGGATGCtaccaaattgaaaatttttttaattatgacaaatttttttcttgcttgtgaATATTCAACAAATGGTCCTTTTTAAATCGAAATATTGGCTATAGTAGAGTTTACATGTTTTGTTTCTCTTGTAGCAGATTATGCAACTGATGTGTTATAATAAATGTAATAATATAATATTGCACGTGCAATATGTAAATGAGACTTTGAGTTGCTAAACTTGTCATAGAATTAGAGAGTTGATCTTTTGTTTATGCTCTATGAATGCGGTAACAGTTACACCGCCTCACATTTAATAAAgttaaaatagatatatattgTTTTAGTAAATTAACTATCTAATGCAAAGCTTAAGAGTAGTTATGAATTAAGTTGTTTTGTTTCTCCTAATACCAATTTTATAttgtttttgtatttgaattgaaTTGATTTGTTACTAGCTAATTAGTTTTAGGGGAGATTtctaatattttgaaaatcttaaGGGAGGGCGGTGAGACTGTCAAAAtcctcaggagaggtttctgaactTATCCTTAggctaaattttcttttaagtaCAGCAACTTTAGGATTAATATTTGATACACGGACAACACTTAATATACCATCACTATTAGATGCAcaataattcatttaaatttaaattttactaTGTGTTATACAGTCATACATCTAATCATAATAGTATATTATTATCAGTGTATCTAAGATTAATTCTTTGCTTTTGAGCATAGCAACAATTCTCAAAGACATTGAGAAGCTAAGAGGAATGTTTTTCACACGCAGATAAAAggtgttttttctattttgtgaAAGCAcgcaataagaatataaaataaaagggcACACATTGAAATACTTATATTATACCTAATTTAACACACAAATATACATGCTCTATTTATTGACACTTTcccaaaataaatacttttgctaaaaaaaatgataaattttataaacattgacagtgtatacattatcactGATAGATTTATGATAAATGTGCAAAagttggatttcaaattcaaattttgtatagttgTTATTCATCCAAAACTAATaatgtatatactgtcagtctaggaaatattaataaaaaaatagggttaattatatttacctcccctgaggtttgaccatattaccaatcaatccctgtaatttgtccaaataacggtctcaccctttgaatgatcaaacatttaacaaaaatccccttaatgccgaaaatacccttattgaggccatgttgcattgaaaaaagaacatatttttattttattaaccctgaagcaatccaaaaaaatagaaaaaagtttttgcttattattttataaaaatcatatctttgcttccataaatagttttgaatcaataattattttaaatcttaaaaatgaatattaaaaattagataaattgaaagaaaaataaaaaagaagaaattattttaattcctgaaGTATGGTTCAAATTGAGGAAAACATGCCTTGTGCTCACCGCAACAAATTCGAACCACAAATCTATGCTGCTTTTAgatttttaatatattattatataattatatatgaaTAATAAGttgcattattattattatataatcgTGTATGATATGAACAATAATTACGTACAttgtaatatatataaaattgatTAAATCCTTTCTCAATAAATTACAAGCGCAAGAGCAGAAAATTACTCCCCGGTTGCATCAGTCCCTAATGCAAAACCCAAAGGGAAAATTCCAAATTACACCCGTCCACAAAACCAATTCATGCAGTATCACTTCacccaaagcaagtaaaaggaaaaagaaaaaatccac of Coffea arabica cultivar ET-39 chromosome 5c, Coffea Arabica ET-39 HiFi, whole genome shotgun sequence contains these proteins:
- the LOC140007866 gene encoding histone H2A.6 — its product is MAGRGKTLGSGAAKKAQSRSSKAGLQFPVGRIARFLKAGKYAERVGAGAPVYLAAVLEYLAAEVLELAGNAARDNKKTRIVPRHIQLAVRNDEELSKLLGDVTIANGGVMPNIHNLLLPKKTGTSSKPAEDD